One window from the genome of Halofilum ochraceum encodes:
- a CDS encoding lipoprotein-releasing ABC transporter permease subunit: protein MFRPLPLWLGLRYTAAKRRNHFISFISLTSIIGILIGVTALITVLSVMNGFEKELRERILGVASHATVTAFNDPLTDWQSVVDQVSGHEEVIGTAPYIEGQVMLVRGSQVTGSMIRGVLPEREPEVSDVAANMRSGELVDLQAGEYGIVLGSKLASYLGARRGDRVTLVTPEANVTPAGVLPRLKRFTVTGIFEIGMYDYDRSTAFVHIDDARKLMRIEGEGVTGVRLRLEDMFRAPSVNEALSASLDRDLWVRDWTQRHSNFFRAVQTEKTVMFVILTLIVAVAAFNIVSTLVMTVQDKQADIAILRTLGITPAGVMGIFLVQGCVIGIVGTVLGVAGGVSLSLNIGELMPALEGLFGVDLLPADVYYISDLPSDMQVDDVISITLLSFGLSILATLYPAFRASRTQPAEALRYE, encoded by the coding sequence ATGTTTCGCCCACTCCCCCTCTGGCTCGGCCTGCGCTATACGGCGGCAAAACGCCGTAATCATTTCATCTCGTTCATCTCTTTGACGTCGATCATCGGGATCCTGATCGGTGTGACCGCGCTGATCACCGTGCTGTCGGTCATGAACGGTTTCGAGAAGGAACTGCGTGAACGCATCCTCGGCGTCGCCTCGCACGCGACGGTCACGGCGTTCAACGATCCGTTGACGGACTGGCAGTCGGTCGTCGATCAGGTCAGCGGACACGAAGAAGTGATCGGTACCGCGCCGTACATCGAAGGCCAGGTCATGCTGGTGCGCGGCTCGCAGGTAACCGGCTCGATGATCCGCGGCGTCCTCCCCGAGCGCGAACCCGAGGTATCCGACGTCGCGGCCAACATGCGCAGTGGTGAACTGGTCGATCTGCAGGCCGGCGAGTACGGGATCGTCCTCGGCAGCAAGCTGGCCAGTTATCTGGGCGCACGCCGGGGCGATCGCGTCACGCTGGTGACCCCCGAGGCCAATGTGACCCCGGCGGGCGTGCTGCCGCGCCTCAAACGATTCACCGTGACCGGTATCTTCGAGATCGGCATGTACGATTACGATCGCTCGACTGCTTTCGTGCATATCGATGACGCGCGCAAACTGATGCGGATCGAGGGCGAGGGCGTAACCGGCGTGCGCCTGCGGCTGGAGGACATGTTCCGGGCACCGTCGGTGAACGAGGCGCTCTCCGCCAGTCTCGACCGTGATCTCTGGGTCCGTGACTGGACCCAGCGGCATTCGAACTTCTTCCGGGCCGTGCAGACCGAAAAGACGGTCATGTTCGTGATCCTCACGCTGATCGTGGCGGTCGCGGCCTTCAATATCGTCTCCACGCTGGTCATGACGGTGCAGGACAAGCAGGCCGATATCGCCATCCTGCGCACCCTCGGGATTACACCGGCCGGCGTGATGGGCATATTCCTCGTGCAGGGCTGCGTGATCGGTATCGTGGGCACGGTTCTCGGTGTCGCCGGCGGCGTGAGCCTGTCGCTCAACATCGGCGAACTGATGCCGGCGCTGGAGGGGCTGTTCGGGGTCGATCTGCTGCCCGCCGACGTGTACTACATCAGCGATCTGCCATCGGACATGCAGGTGGACGACGTGATCAGCATTACGCTGCTGTCGTTCGGCCTGAGTATCCTGGCGACGCTGTATCCCGCGTTCCGGGCCTCACGCACGCAGCCGGCGGAGGCCTTGCGCTATGAGTGA
- a CDS encoding agmatine deiminase family protein, with protein sequence MSRRSLPAEWAPQGAVMLIWPHDRTDWAGSLDRAEAAMAALALAITRFESLVVVCRDAGVRRNALDRLVGVGCNRAAVATVIADTDDTWARDIAPIPVADGELPLLVHCRFNGWGGKYDHAKDREFGRTLIDAPGFATLGYERAPITLEGGALDSDGAGSLLVNLPTVVDPDRNPDLDAAAAEARFRQHFGIERTLWIDVPALPGDHTDGHIDTLARFCDPATIAYTAAGAAEPAAAATTHAALEQQLPALRSVDGSPYRLIPLPEPAPITAADGTPLAASYTNFLLVNGAVLVPAYADPADATAIERLHAAFPERTVVPVPARTFVEQGGAVHCLTMQLPAGIFEDLALS encoded by the coding sequence ATGAGCCGACGCAGTCTGCCCGCCGAGTGGGCGCCCCAGGGCGCCGTCATGCTGATATGGCCGCATGACCGCACCGACTGGGCGGGCTCGCTCGATCGCGCCGAGGCCGCGATGGCTGCATTGGCGCTCGCGATCACCCGCTTCGAGTCGCTGGTCGTCGTCTGCCGTGATGCCGGCGTACGGCGGAACGCGCTGGATCGCCTCGTAGGCGTCGGCTGCAACCGGGCGGCCGTGGCCACCGTAATCGCCGACACCGACGACACCTGGGCACGCGATATCGCCCCGATCCCGGTCGCGGACGGCGAGCTGCCCCTGCTGGTGCATTGCCGGTTCAACGGCTGGGGCGGCAAATACGACCATGCGAAGGACCGTGAATTCGGCCGCACACTGATTGACGCTCCGGGTTTCGCAACCCTGGGTTACGAACGCGCGCCGATCACGCTCGAGGGCGGCGCGCTCGACTCCGACGGCGCGGGCAGCCTGCTGGTGAATCTCCCGACGGTCGTGGATCCCGACCGCAATCCGGACCTGGACGCGGCCGCTGCCGAGGCGCGTTTCCGGCAGCATTTCGGGATCGAGCGTACGCTCTGGATCGACGTGCCCGCCCTGCCGGGCGACCACACCGATGGCCACATCGACACCCTCGCCCGGTTCTGCGATCCGGCGACGATCGCCTATACCGCGGCCGGCGCCGCCGAACCCGCGGCCGCTGCCACGACACACGCCGCCCTTGAACAACAGCTGCCAGCGCTGCGCAGTGTCGACGGATCACCTTACCGACTGATCCCGTTGCCGGAACCGGCCCCCATTACGGCGGCGGATGGCACGCCACTGGCGGCAAGCTACACCAATTTCCTGCTGGTCAACGGCGCCGTGCTGGTCCCGGCATACGCCGACCCGGCCGACGCGACCGCCATCGAGCGGCTGCACGCGGCCTTCCCCGAACGCACGGTGGTTCCGGTACCGGCACGCACCTTCGTCGAACAGGGCGGCGCCGTGCACTGTCTTACCATGCAACTGCCCGCGGGCATCTTCGAAGACCTCGCACTCAGCTGA
- a CDS encoding carbon-nitrogen hydrolase: protein MKIALVQHACSEDPETNLGRVRDGIAEAAGGGANLVMLQELHNGPYFCVREEIRAFDRAEPVPGPTTDRLATWAAEYGVVVVGSIFERRAAGIYHNTAVVLDRDGRFAGRYRKAHIPDDPGYSEKFYFTPGDTGFEPIDTSVGRLGLLVCWDQWFPEAARLMALAGAEILLYPTAIGFDPADDDAEQARQLDAWITVQRGHAIANGLPLAACNRVGIEDGNHFWGNSFICGPQGEMLARAGDAATVLSAAPEPGRPEQVRRLWPFLRDRRIDAYDGLSLRFRD from the coding sequence GTGAAAATCGCGCTCGTCCAGCACGCCTGCAGCGAAGACCCCGAAACAAACCTTGGCCGTGTGCGTGACGGCATTGCCGAGGCCGCCGGCGGCGGCGCCAACCTGGTCATGCTGCAGGAGCTGCACAACGGGCCGTATTTCTGCGTGCGGGAGGAGATCCGGGCTTTTGACCGCGCGGAACCGGTACCGGGCCCGACGACCGATCGGCTGGCCACCTGGGCGGCCGAGTACGGGGTCGTCGTCGTCGGTTCGATATTCGAGCGCCGGGCCGCGGGCATCTATCACAACACCGCCGTCGTGCTGGACCGCGACGGCCGATTCGCCGGGCGCTACCGCAAGGCCCATATCCCGGACGATCCGGGCTATTCCGAGAAGTTCTACTTCACCCCCGGCGATACTGGTTTTGAACCGATCGACACCAGCGTAGGCCGCCTTGGCCTCTTGGTGTGCTGGGATCAGTGGTTCCCCGAGGCGGCGCGGCTGATGGCGCTGGCCGGGGCGGAGATCCTGCTCTACCCGACCGCGATCGGGTTCGATCCGGCCGACGACGACGCCGAGCAGGCCCGCCAGCTGGATGCCTGGATCACGGTACAGCGCGGTCACGCGATCGCGAATGGCCTGCCGCTGGCCGCCTGCAACCGTGTCGGCATCGAGGACGGCAACCATTTCTGGGGCAACAGCTTCATTTGCGGGCCCCAGGGGGAGATGCTGGCTCGCGCGGGCGACGCGGCGACCGTCCTCAGCGCGGCACCGGAGCCTGGCCGCCCCGAGCAGGTGCGCCGCCTGTGGCCCTTCCTGCGCGATCGGCGGATCGACGCCTACGACGGCCTGTCACTCCGATTCCGCGACTGA
- the mfd gene encoding transcription-repair coupling factor produces the protein MTAVEAPAQPATRNRILPNPPRGARDWGQAYGSAAALAVTEAARRHGDLVLAVAATVHDAAALEADIGFFAGDDLPVFHFPDWETLPYDLFSPHQDIISQRLRTLDWLPRARAGVLVVPVSTLLQRVVPPEYLAGHVLDLERGDRPGIEGLRERLARGGYRHVSQVREHGEYAVRGALVDLFPMGRERPLRVDFFDDEIDTIRTFDPETQISADHIDSVHMLPAREFPLTEGGIEQFRRAFRETFDSGSRNSPVYRDVSNGVAPAGIEYYLPLFFDRLATLFDYLPEHTRPFLMDGCADAARQFREQIEHRYEDRRHDLERPLLPPDHLWLDSDSLLGRLEGMPRVNIHAWEQTGEASWNLPVSLPPRLPMQARAENPLAELDRFLADHRGRVLFTAESAGRRESLFETLWHHGLRCSQVEGWKGFLADDAPYAIGVAPLSAGLVMDGDGPSIITEQQLLGERARQTRRRQRQTRDADTVVSNLAELDIGSPVVHIDHGVGRYQGLTTLSVGPVTQEFLTLEYAGNDKLYVPVSALHLISRYTGADPENAPHHRLGGEQWQKVRRKAAQKAYDAAAELLDVQARRAARKGHAFSVDTDDYARFAAAFPFEETPDQQQAIDAVLEDLRAARPMDRVVCGDVGFGKTEVAMRAAFAAIDDNQQVAILVPTTLLAQQHEQNFRDRFADWPVRIEALSRLRSANEQKQILADAKAGKVDILIGTHRLLQKDVDFGRLGLVIVDEEHRFGVRDKERLKRLRAEVDLLTLTATPIPRTLNMSLAGLRDLSIIATPPAHRHAIKTLVNEWDDTLVREACERELGRGGQVYFIHNEVRSIDRIGRLVADLLPGATVRVAHGQMREQELEEVMLDFYHQRFNILVCTTIVESGIDVPTANTIVINRADRMGMAQLHQLRGRVGRSHHRAYAYLLAPPKSEMTGDAEKRLQAVEALEDLGVGFTLASHDLEIRGAGELLGEGQSGQIQEVGFSLYSELLDRAVEALRSGETPDLDASPHTVADVDLHLAALLPADYVPDVHERLILYKRIAGAKNDEEIEELRVEIVDRFGKLPEPARNLFRVTAVRLACDQLGIARLDAGPEGGRFTFRENPALDTGALVGIVQSRPDVYRFDGANGLRFATDLSDEETRVEFVTDLLGRLRGAADTNTTE, from the coding sequence GTGACCGCCGTAGAAGCCCCCGCTCAGCCAGCGACTCGAAACCGGATCCTGCCAAATCCGCCGCGCGGTGCGCGTGACTGGGGGCAGGCCTACGGCAGTGCCGCCGCGCTCGCCGTGACCGAGGCGGCCCGCCGCCATGGCGATCTCGTGCTCGCCGTGGCCGCCACCGTCCACGATGCCGCCGCCCTGGAAGCGGATATCGGCTTCTTCGCCGGGGATGATCTGCCGGTATTCCATTTCCCCGACTGGGAAACACTCCCCTACGACCTGTTCTCACCGCACCAGGACATCATCTCGCAGCGCCTGCGCACGCTCGACTGGCTGCCGCGCGCGCGGGCCGGCGTACTCGTGGTGCCGGTTTCGACCCTGCTGCAGCGCGTCGTCCCGCCCGAGTATCTCGCGGGCCACGTCCTTGATCTCGAACGCGGCGACCGCCCCGGGATCGAGGGCCTGCGCGAGCGGCTCGCGCGCGGCGGTTACCGCCATGTGAGTCAGGTCCGTGAACACGGTGAGTATGCCGTCCGCGGCGCCCTGGTGGATCTGTTCCCGATGGGGCGCGAACGGCCGCTGCGCGTCGATTTCTTCGACGACGAGATCGACACCATCCGCACGTTCGATCCCGAGACCCAGATCAGCGCCGATCACATCGACAGCGTGCATATGCTGCCGGCCCGCGAGTTTCCGCTGACCGAGGGCGGCATCGAGCAGTTCCGCCGCGCCTTCCGCGAGACCTTCGATTCCGGCTCCCGCAACAGCCCCGTCTACCGCGACGTCAGCAACGGCGTCGCCCCCGCCGGGATCGAGTACTATCTGCCGTTGTTCTTCGATCGGCTGGCCACCCTCTTCGACTATCTCCCGGAACATACGCGACCGTTCCTCATGGACGGCTGCGCGGACGCCGCCCGGCAGTTCCGCGAGCAGATCGAGCACCGCTATGAAGACCGCCGGCACGACCTGGAACGCCCGCTCCTGCCCCCGGACCATCTCTGGCTCGATTCGGATAGCCTGCTGGGGCGTTTGGAGGGCATGCCGCGGGTCAACATCCACGCCTGGGAACAGACCGGCGAGGCGAGCTGGAATCTGCCGGTGAGCCTGCCGCCGCGTCTGCCCATGCAGGCCCGCGCGGAGAACCCGCTGGCCGAACTCGACCGCTTCCTGGCGGATCATCGAGGGCGGGTGCTGTTCACCGCCGAGTCCGCCGGCCGGCGCGAATCGCTGTTCGAAACGCTGTGGCATCACGGGCTGCGCTGCAGCCAGGTCGAGGGCTGGAAGGGCTTTCTCGCCGACGACGCGCCGTACGCGATCGGGGTCGCGCCGCTGTCGGCCGGCCTGGTCATGGACGGCGACGGCCCGAGCATCATCACCGAGCAGCAACTGCTCGGCGAGCGGGCCCGCCAGACACGCCGGCGCCAGCGCCAGACGCGCGATGCCGACACCGTGGTCTCCAACCTGGCGGAACTCGACATCGGCTCGCCGGTCGTGCACATCGACCACGGCGTGGGCCGCTACCAGGGCCTGACCACCCTCTCCGTCGGGCCGGTCACGCAGGAATTCCTGACGCTCGAATACGCGGGTAACGACAAGCTCTACGTCCCGGTATCGGCGCTCCATCTCATCAGCCGTTACACCGGGGCGGACCCGGAGAACGCGCCCCACCATCGGCTCGGCGGCGAGCAGTGGCAGAAGGTGCGGCGCAAGGCCGCCCAGAAGGCCTACGACGCGGCCGCGGAGCTACTCGACGTCCAGGCCCGCCGGGCCGCGCGCAAAGGCCACGCCTTCTCGGTGGACACCGACGATTACGCGCGTTTCGCGGCGGCGTTCCCGTTCGAAGAGACACCCGACCAGCAGCAGGCCATCGACGCCGTGCTGGAGGATCTGCGGGCGGCGCGGCCCATGGACCGGGTCGTCTGCGGCGATGTCGGCTTCGGCAAGACCGAGGTCGCCATGCGCGCCGCGTTCGCGGCGATCGATGACAACCAGCAGGTCGCGATCCTGGTCCCTACCACGCTGCTGGCCCAGCAGCACGAGCAGAACTTCCGCGATCGGTTCGCCGACTGGCCGGTGCGCATCGAGGCCCTGTCGCGGCTTCGCTCCGCCAACGAACAGAAACAGATCCTCGCGGATGCGAAGGCCGGGAAGGTCGACATCCTGATCGGCACCCACCGGCTGCTGCAGAAGGACGTCGATTTCGGCCGTCTCGGCCTGGTGATCGTGGACGAAGAGCACCGTTTCGGCGTGCGTGACAAGGAGCGCCTCAAGCGTCTGCGGGCCGAGGTCGACCTGCTCACGCTCACGGCGACGCCGATCCCGCGGACGCTCAACATGAGCCTGGCGGGCCTGCGCGATCTGTCCATCATCGCGACACCGCCGGCGCATCGCCACGCCATCAAGACCCTCGTGAACGAGTGGGATGACACGCTCGTGCGCGAGGCCTGCGAGCGGGAACTCGGGCGCGGCGGCCAGGTGTACTTCATCCACAACGAGGTCCGTTCCATCGACCGGATCGGCCGGCTGGTCGCCGATCTGCTGCCCGGGGCAACGGTGCGGGTCGCTCACGGCCAGATGCGCGAGCAGGAACTCGAAGAGGTCATGCTCGATTTCTACCACCAGCGCTTCAATATCCTGGTGTGCACGACCATCGTCGAGTCCGGCATCGACGTACCGACCGCCAACACCATCGTCATCAACCGCGCCGACCGCATGGGCATGGCCCAGCTCCACCAGCTGCGCGGCCGGGTCGGGCGCTCGCACCACCGCGCCTACGCCTATCTGCTCGCGCCGCCGAAGAGCGAGATGACCGGCGACGCCGAGAAACGGCTCCAGGCCGTGGAGGCGCTGGAAGACCTCGGGGTCGGCTTCACGCTGGCCTCGCATGATCTCGAGATCCGCGGCGCCGGTGAGCTCCTGGGCGAGGGCCAGAGCGGACAGATCCAGGAGGTCGGCTTCTCGCTCTACAGCGAACTCCTCGACCGGGCCGTCGAGGCGCTGCGCTCCGGCGAGACGCCGGACCTGGATGCCTCGCCGCATACGGTCGCCGACGTGGATCTGCACCTGGCGGCGCTGTTACCGGCGGACTACGTCCCGGATGTGCACGAGCGCCTGATCCTGTACAAACGGATCGCGGGTGCAAAGAATGACGAGGAGATCGAGGAACTGCGGGTCGAGATCGTCGACCGTTTCGGGAAACTGCCCGAACCCGCACGCAATCTGTTCCGCGTGACCGCGGTGCGACTGGCGTGCGACCAGCTCGGGATCGCCCGCCTCGACGCCGGCCCGGAGGGCGGTCGATTCACGTTCCGCGAAAACCCCGCGCTCGATACCGGCGCCCTTGTGGGGATCGTCCAGTCGCGTCCCGACGTCTATCGCTTCGATGGCGCGAATGGGCTACGCTTCGCGACCGATCTGTCCGACGAGGAGACCCGCGTCGAATTCGTGACCGATCTCCTCGGTCGCCTGCGCGGGGCCGCCGACACGAACACGACCGAGTAA
- a CDS encoding CsiV family protein, which translates to MRAYRTALLCLLPLLATPALAETRYDVEILVIQQNSDRDVTEERWRPVVAVPDFERAGTFEGDTGDALPDDFKRLSTKDGRLRSTLNRLESSSGYRVLRHLHWRQPALEPGKSIPIRVRSGDPIAIEAPRELIERPVPAADNESMDEKLEEGEGAVSGESGMGDETLDGDPGLMLTGSPHAQGTQRVSVHPLDGTIELVVSRYLHLHADLYYTRAVDWEETVMARGRREPLAGNTPDDASTDDETGAGGALDNGGDTVPAATELLAPSPRVARGPDDEAMLSFPFSQSRRMRSGELHYLDHPLLGILVLVTPYEEEADSGNGSGSN; encoded by the coding sequence ATGCGCGCATACCGCACCGCCCTGCTCTGCCTGCTGCCACTGCTGGCGACCCCGGCGCTGGCCGAGACCCGCTACGATGTCGAAATCCTGGTAATCCAGCAGAACAGCGACCGCGACGTCACCGAGGAACGCTGGCGGCCCGTCGTCGCCGTGCCCGACTTCGAGCGTGCCGGTACATTCGAGGGCGATACGGGTGACGCCCTGCCGGACGACTTCAAGCGCCTGTCCACGAAGGACGGGCGCCTCCGATCCACCCTGAACCGGCTCGAATCCTCATCCGGTTATCGCGTCCTGCGCCACCTGCACTGGCGTCAGCCCGCCCTCGAGCCGGGCAAGTCCATCCCCATTCGCGTGCGCTCCGGCGATCCGATCGCGATCGAGGCCCCCCGCGAGTTGATCGAACGTCCCGTGCCGGCCGCCGACAACGAATCCATGGACGAGAAACTCGAAGAGGGCGAAGGCGCCGTCTCGGGCGAGTCCGGCATGGGGGACGAGACCCTGGACGGCGACCCGGGGCTGATGCTCACGGGATCACCGCACGCCCAGGGAACGCAGCGCGTGTCCGTCCATCCATTGGACGGCACGATCGAACTGGTCGTCAGTCGCTATCTCCACCTCCACGCCGACCTGTACTACACGCGGGCGGTGGACTGGGAGGAGACCGTGATGGCGCGGGGTAGGCGCGAGCCTCTCGCGGGCAACACGCCCGACGACGCCAGCACGGACGACGAAACAGGCGCCGGTGGAGCACTCGACAACGGCGGAGATACCGTGCCTGCGGCCACCGAGCTGCTGGCCCCCAGTCCCAGGGTCGCGCGCGGCCCGGACGATGAGGCCATGCTGTCGTTCCCGTTCAGCCAGAGTCGTCGGATGCGCAGCGGCGAGCTGCATTACCTGGATCATCCGCTGCTCGGCATCCTCGTGCTGGTCACGCCGTACGAGGAAGAGGCGGATTCGGGCAACGGTTCCGGCAGCAACTGA
- a CDS encoding CinA family protein, which translates to MNESESLDALAGRLGAALVARGWRVASAESCTGGGIAEVITRVAGSSAWFEQGFVTYSNTAKHTQLGVPTETLETWGAVSSATVEAMVTGALTRGTADAAVAVSGVAGPDGGTPSRPVGTVWLAWARRGYPPAARCIHFPGGRAEVREGAVRAAIEGLIAEAEATP; encoded by the coding sequence ATGAACGAATCGGAAAGCCTTGATGCGCTCGCCGGGCGCCTCGGTGCCGCACTGGTGGCGCGTGGCTGGCGTGTGGCGAGCGCGGAATCCTGCACCGGCGGAGGGATCGCGGAAGTCATTACCCGCGTGGCGGGCAGTTCCGCGTGGTTCGAGCAGGGCTTCGTGACCTACAGCAACACCGCCAAACACACGCAGCTCGGTGTACCGACGGAGACGCTCGAGACCTGGGGCGCGGTCAGTTCGGCCACCGTGGAGGCCATGGTCACGGGCGCACTGACACGCGGCACGGCCGACGCCGCGGTGGCGGTCAGCGGCGTCGCCGGTCCGGATGGCGGAACACCCAGCCGCCCGGTCGGGACGGTGTGGCTCGCATGGGCGCGCCGCGGCTACCCGCCCGCGGCGCGGTGTATCCATTTCCCCGGCGGACGCGCGGAGGTCCGGGAAGGGGCTGTCAGGGCCGCGATCGAGGGACTGATCGCCGAGGCGGAAGCGACACCGTGA
- the mutS gene encoding DNA mismatch repair protein MutS, translating to MTETSTATRSPQHTPMMRQYLAIKAEHPETLVFYRMGDFYELFYDDARRSARLLDITLTKRGQSAGEDIPMAGVPVHAVENYLARLVRQGESVAICEQIGDPATSKGPVERRVTRIVTPGTLTDDALLPERGDNLLVSVEQHGQRFAVASINLSAGDFSVCEFEGEEALDAELGRLAPAELLVNEEAPIATRLLERTGARRRPPWHFDPAAATEALTRQFGVRDLDGFGCAHLPLAIGAAGCALEYVRETQRTALPHLRGLRTENRDEAVVLDAASRRNLEIERGIDGRSDRTLAAVVDTAVTAMGSRLLRRWLNRPLRDRAVVGARHGAIEAVIEAAATAPLRERLAGIGDIERILARIALRSARPRDLSALRTALSCLPELAPAVRDVRSDRFDALSTDLEGHDATHDLLERAIVAEPPVLLRDGGVIAAGYDDEFDELRGLAENADSFLRDLEVRERERTGISTLKVAYNRVHGYYIEVGRTHADNLPAEYARRQTLKQVERYITPELKGFEERVLSSRERALAREKALYDGVLDQLLERLEPLRAMAAVLAELDVLTTLAERAATLDWVRPVMDDEPGLTIEAGRHPVVEATIDEPFTANDTTFDADRRMLLITGPNMGGKSTYMRQTALIALLACAGSFVPAGMARIGPLDRIFTRIGAADDLASGRSTFMVEMTETANILHNATERSLVLVDEIGRGTSTFDGLALAWAVAEDLANRIGAFTLFATHYFELTVLPDRHPGIVNVHLEAVEHGERIVFLHRVKDGPASQSYGLQVAQLAGVPRGVIGQARERLGELERRATEPTAAQPQLGLFDAPSPSPRAVAEPQASTPAPDPLREALEELDPDATTPREALQALYRLRSLADGDQEA from the coding sequence ATGACCGAGACCAGCACCGCTACCCGATCGCCGCAGCATACGCCGATGATGCGCCAGTACCTGGCCATCAAGGCGGAGCACCCCGAAACCCTCGTCTTCTATCGCATGGGGGATTTCTACGAGCTGTTCTACGATGACGCGCGGCGGTCCGCCCGCCTGCTCGACATCACGCTCACGAAGCGCGGGCAGTCCGCCGGCGAGGATATCCCCATGGCCGGCGTGCCGGTTCATGCCGTCGAGAATTACCTGGCGCGGCTTGTTCGCCAGGGGGAATCCGTCGCCATATGCGAGCAGATCGGCGATCCGGCCACCAGCAAGGGCCCGGTCGAGCGGCGCGTCACCCGTATCGTCACCCCCGGCACGCTGACCGACGACGCGCTGCTGCCCGAACGGGGTGACAATCTGCTGGTGAGCGTTGAACAGCACGGCCAGCGCTTCGCGGTCGCCAGCATCAACCTGAGCGCTGGTGATTTCAGTGTCTGCGAGTTCGAAGGCGAGGAAGCGCTTGACGCCGAGCTCGGGCGCCTGGCACCGGCCGAACTGCTGGTGAATGAAGAGGCCCCGATTGCGACGCGCCTGCTGGAACGTACCGGCGCGCGCCGGCGGCCCCCGTGGCACTTCGATCCGGCCGCCGCCACCGAGGCCCTGACCCGCCAGTTCGGCGTCCGCGATCTGGATGGTTTCGGTTGCGCCCACCTGCCGCTGGCGATCGGCGCCGCCGGCTGCGCGCTCGAATACGTCCGCGAAACGCAGCGCACGGCCCTGCCGCACCTGCGTGGTCTGCGCACCGAGAACCGCGACGAGGCGGTGGTCCTTGATGCCGCCAGCCGCCGCAATCTGGAGATCGAACGCGGCATCGACGGGCGCAGTGACCGGACCCTCGCGGCCGTGGTCGACACCGCGGTCACGGCCATGGGCAGCCGCCTGCTGCGACGCTGGCTCAACCGGCCGCTGCGCGACCGCGCGGTGGTCGGCGCGCGCCACGGCGCCATCGAGGCGGTAATCGAGGCCGCGGCAACCGCGCCGCTGCGCGAACGCCTGGCCGGGATCGGCGACATCGAGCGGATCCTCGCGCGGATCGCGCTGCGCTCGGCCCGTCCGCGCGATCTCTCCGCGCTGCGCACCGCACTCTCGTGTCTGCCCGAACTGGCACCGGCGGTCCGCGACGTGCGCAGCGACCGTTTCGATGCGCTCAGCACGGACCTGGAAGGCCACGATGCCACCCATGATCTGCTGGAACGCGCCATCGTGGCTGAACCGCCGGTGCTGCTGCGCGACGGTGGCGTCATCGCGGCCGGTTACGACGACGAATTCGATGAACTGCGCGGGCTGGCCGAGAACGCCGACAGTTTCCTGCGCGACCTGGAGGTCCGCGAGCGCGAACGCACGGGGATTTCCACGCTCAAGGTCGCCTATAACCGGGTCCATGGTTACTACATCGAGGTCGGCCGCACGCACGCGGATAACCTCCCGGCCGAATACGCCCGCCGGCAGACGCTCAAGCAGGTCGAGCGCTACATCACGCCCGAACTCAAGGGTTTCGAGGAGCGGGTGCTGTCCTCGCGCGAACGTGCGCTGGCGCGCGAGAAGGCCCTGTACGACGGCGTCCTCGACCAGCTGCTGGAACGCCTGGAGCCGCTGCGCGCGATGGCCGCGGTGCTCGCGGAGCTGGACGTACTGACGACGCTCGCGGAGCGCGCCGCCACGCTCGACTGGGTGCGCCCGGTCATGGACGACGAACCCGGACTCACGATCGAGGCCGGCCGCCACCCGGTTGTCGAGGCGACCATCGACGAGCCCTTCACGGCCAACGACACGACCTTCGACGCCGACCGGCGCATGCTGCTGATCACCGGTCCGAATATGGGCGGCAAGTCCACTTACATGCGCCAGACCGCGCTGATCGCCCTGCTCGCCTGCGCCGGGAGCTTCGTCCCGGCAGGAATGGCGCGGATCGGCCCGCTCGACCGGATCTTTACCCGCATCGGCGCCGCCGATGACCTCGCCAGCGGCCGCTCGACCTTCATGGTCGAGATGACCGAGACCGCCAACATCCTCCACAACGCGACCGAGCGCTCGCTGGTGCTCGTCGACGAGATCGGCCGGGGGACCTCGACGTTCGACGGCCTGGCCCTCGCCTGGGCGGTCGCCGAGGATCTGGCCAACCGGATCGGCGCCTTCACCCTGTTCGCGACCCATTACTTCGAACTGACCGTACTGCCGGACCGCCATCCCGGGATCGTCAACGTCCATCTTGAGGCGGTCGAGCACGGCGAGCGCATCGTCTTCCTGCACCGCGTCAAGGACGGGCCGGCAAGCCAGAGCTACGGCCTCCAGGTCGCCCAGCTGGCCGGCGTACCGCGCGGCGTAATCGGCCAGGCCCGGGAGCGCCTTGGCGAACTGGAGCGGCGCGCTACCGAACCCACTGCTGCACAGCCGCAGCTGGGCCTCTTCGACGCGCCCTCACCGTCGCCGAGGGCCGTAGCGGAGCCACAGGCGTCCACGCCCGCGCCCGATCCGCTCCGCGAGGCGCTGGAGGAACTCGACCCCGACGCAACCACGCCGCGAGAGGCGCTGCAGGCGCTATACCGACTGCGCTCGCTCGCTGACGGGGATCAGGAAGCATAA